From a region of the Pseudoxanthobacter soli DSM 19599 genome:
- a CDS encoding MBL fold metallo-hydrolase encodes MTDSRSSGADSQPLQVYVVPVTPFRQNASVLVSTATGKAAIVDPGGDIDALMAAVAESGATVEKILLTHGHLDHAGAAAELAERLGVPIEGPHEADRFLLDDLPAAGRRYGIETMRPVSPDRFLVEGDQVSVGDLVFDVLHVPGHTPGHVVFVLPSAGFALVGDTLFAGTVGRTDFPYGDAEGLVDGIRRKLLPLGDHVTVLPGHGRATTIGEERRGNPYIA; translated from the coding sequence ATGACAGATTCCCGTTCTTCCGGCGCCGACAGCCAGCCGCTGCAGGTCTATGTCGTGCCGGTCACTCCGTTCCGCCAGAACGCTTCGGTGCTGGTTTCGACCGCGACGGGCAAGGCGGCGATCGTCGATCCCGGCGGCGACATCGACGCGCTGATGGCGGCCGTCGCCGAGTCCGGCGCGACGGTCGAGAAGATCCTCCTCACCCACGGCCATCTCGATCACGCCGGCGCGGCGGCTGAACTGGCCGAGCGCCTCGGCGTGCCGATCGAAGGGCCCCACGAGGCCGACCGGTTCCTGCTCGATGACCTGCCCGCCGCCGGTCGGCGCTACGGCATCGAGACCATGCGACCGGTATCGCCGGACCGCTTCCTCGTCGAGGGCGATCAGGTCAGCGTCGGCGATCTCGTGTTCGACGTGCTTCACGTGCCCGGCCATACCCCGGGTCACGTGGTGTTCGTGCTGCCTTCGGCCGGCTTCGCCCTCGTCGGCGACACGCTGTTCGCGGGAACCGTCGGCCGCACCGATTTTCCCTATGGCGACGCCGAGGGCCTCGTTGACGGCATCCGGCGCAAGCTGCTGCCGCTCGGCGACCACGTCACGGTGCTGCCGGGGCACGGCCGTGCGACCACCATCGGCGAGGAACGCCGCGGCAATCCCTACATCGCCTGA
- the lpdA gene encoding dihydrolipoyl dehydrogenase encodes MATYDLVVIGTGPGGYVCAVRAAQLGLKVAVVEKRATLGGTCLNIGCIPSKALLHASEAFHEAGHGFAAMGVNVPAPTLDLAKMMTFKDEGVDGNVKGVDYLMKKNKIDVHNGAATITGPGQIRVSRATAEPTDITTKAIVIATGSDVTPLPGVTIDEERIVSSTGALTLPKVPGKLVVVGGGVIGLELGSVWSRLGADVTVVEFLDRLLPGMDGEVAKQFQRILAKQGFSFKLSTKVTGIDSSGPVLKVTTEPAAGGAAEVLEADVVLVAIGRRPYTEGLGLESVGVALDARGRIVTDGHYATNVPGIYAIGDVIAGPMLAHKAEDEGVAVAEILAGQAGHVNYDVIPGVVYTSPEVASVGKTEEELKAAGVAYNVGKFPFTANGRAKVNRTTEGFVKVLADAKTDRVLGVHIIGPDAGTLIAEAAVAMEFGAASEDIARTCHAHPTLSEAVKEAALAVDKRAIHM; translated from the coding sequence ATGGCCACCTACGATCTCGTCGTCATCGGAACCGGCCCCGGCGGCTATGTCTGCGCCGTGCGCGCCGCCCAGCTCGGCCTCAAGGTCGCCGTGGTCGAGAAGCGCGCCACCCTCGGCGGCACCTGCCTCAATATCGGCTGCATTCCCTCCAAGGCGCTGCTGCACGCCTCCGAGGCGTTCCATGAAGCCGGCCACGGCTTTGCCGCCATGGGCGTCAACGTCCCGGCGCCGACCCTCGACCTCGCCAAGATGATGACCTTCAAGGACGAGGGCGTCGACGGCAACGTCAAGGGCGTCGACTACCTGATGAAGAAGAACAAGATCGACGTTCACAACGGCGCCGCCACCATCACCGGCCCGGGCCAGATCCGCGTCAGCCGCGCCACCGCCGAGCCGACCGACATCACCACCAAGGCGATCGTGATCGCCACCGGCTCCGACGTGACGCCGCTGCCGGGCGTGACCATCGACGAGGAGCGCATCGTCTCCTCCACGGGCGCGCTGACGCTGCCGAAGGTGCCGGGCAAGCTCGTGGTCGTCGGCGGCGGCGTGATCGGCCTCGAACTCGGATCGGTGTGGAGCCGCCTCGGCGCGGACGTCACCGTGGTCGAGTTCCTGGACCGCCTGCTGCCGGGCATGGACGGCGAGGTCGCCAAGCAGTTCCAGCGCATCCTCGCCAAGCAGGGCTTCTCCTTCAAGCTGTCGACCAAGGTGACGGGGATCGACTCGTCCGGTCCGGTGCTGAAGGTGACGACCGAGCCGGCCGCCGGCGGCGCGGCGGAGGTGCTGGAGGCCGACGTGGTGCTGGTCGCCATCGGCCGCCGGCCCTACACCGAGGGCCTGGGTCTGGAATCCGTCGGCGTCGCGCTCGACGCGCGCGGCCGCATCGTGACCGACGGCCATTACGCCACCAACGTGCCCGGCATCTATGCCATCGGCGACGTCATCGCCGGCCCGATGCTGGCGCACAAGGCCGAGGACGAAGGCGTGGCGGTCGCCGAGATCCTCGCCGGACAGGCCGGCCATGTGAACTACGACGTCATTCCCGGCGTGGTCTATACCAGCCCCGAAGTCGCCTCCGTCGGCAAGACCGAGGAAGAGCTGAAGGCCGCCGGCGTCGCCTACAATGTCGGCAAGTTCCCGTTCACCGCCAACGGCCGCGCCAAGGTGAACCGCACGACCGAGGGCTTCGTGAAGGTGCTGGCCGATGCCAAGACCGACCGCGTGCTCGGCGTTCACATCATCGGCCCGGATGCCGGCACGCTGATCGCCGAAGCCGCGGTGGCGATGGAGTTCGGTGCCGCGTCGGAGGATATCGCCCGCACCTGCCACGCCCATCCGACGCTGTCGGAGGCGGTGAAGGAAGCCGCGCTCGCGGTGGACAAGCGCGCCATCCACATGTGA
- a CDS encoding enoyl-CoA hydratase — MANEPATFETLIVETRGAVGLVTLDRPKQLNALNSVLIRELVGQLRAFDADPAIGAVVITGSQKAFAAGADIKEMAELGFVEAYIHDFLGEWDAVARTRKPLIAAVAGYALGGGCELAMMCDFILAADTAKFGQPEITLGIMPGAGGTQRLTRFVGKSKAMEMILTGRLMDAAEAERVGLVSRVVPAADLVEEAVKVAGKIAGLSRPIVMMAKESVNAAYETTLTEGARFERRLFHAMFSTDDQKEGMAAFIDKRSPDFRNR, encoded by the coding sequence ATGGCGAACGAACCCGCGACCTTCGAGACCCTGATCGTCGAGACGCGCGGGGCTGTCGGCCTCGTCACGCTGGACCGGCCGAAGCAGCTCAATGCCCTGAACAGCGTGCTGATCCGGGAGCTTGTCGGCCAGCTGCGCGCTTTCGACGCCGATCCCGCCATCGGCGCGGTGGTGATCACCGGGTCGCAGAAGGCCTTCGCCGCCGGCGCCGACATCAAGGAGATGGCCGAGCTCGGCTTCGTCGAGGCGTACATCCACGATTTCCTTGGCGAGTGGGATGCCGTTGCGCGCACCCGCAAGCCGCTGATCGCGGCCGTGGCCGGATACGCCCTCGGCGGCGGCTGCGAACTGGCGATGATGTGCGACTTCATCCTGGCCGCCGACACCGCGAAGTTCGGCCAGCCGGAAATCACCCTCGGCATCATGCCCGGCGCCGGCGGCACCCAGCGGCTGACGCGGTTCGTCGGCAAGTCCAAGGCGATGGAGATGATCCTGACCGGCCGGCTCATGGACGCCGCGGAGGCCGAGCGCGTCGGCCTCGTCTCGCGGGTCGTTCCCGCGGCGGATCTGGTGGAGGAAGCCGTCAAGGTCGCCGGCAAGATCGCCGGCCTGTCGCGGCCGATCGTGATGATGGCGAAGGAGAGCGTCAACGCCGCCTACGAGACCACCCTCACCGAAGGGGCCCGGTTCGAGCGGAGGCTGTTCCACGCCATGTTCTCCACCGACGACCAGAAGGAAGGCATGGCGGCCTTCATCGACAAGCGGTCGCCGGACTTCAGGAACCGGTAG
- the trmD gene encoding tRNA (guanosine(37)-N1)-methyltransferase TrmD → MSFAATVLTLYPEMFPGPLGISLAGKALANGLWSLDVRNIRDSATDRHRSVDDTPAGGGPGMVLRADVLGRAIDEASPPEDARPRLLMSPRGRPLTQALVRDLAAGPGATVICGRFEGVDQRVIDRRGLIEVSIGDYVLSGGELAAMVLIDAVVRLIPGVMGKESSGTEESFSDGLLEYPHYTRPAEWEGEAIPDVLVSGDHGRVARWRREQSLALTRERRPDLAAALPAERPKARGDR, encoded by the coding sequence GTGAGCTTCGCCGCCACCGTGCTCACGCTCTATCCGGAGATGTTTCCCGGCCCGCTCGGCATCAGCCTCGCCGGCAAGGCGCTCGCGAACGGGCTGTGGTCGCTCGACGTGCGCAATATCCGCGACAGCGCCACCGACCGTCACCGCTCCGTGGACGATACGCCGGCCGGCGGTGGCCCGGGCATGGTGCTGCGGGCCGATGTGCTCGGCCGGGCGATCGATGAGGCCTCGCCGCCGGAAGACGCGCGGCCGCGCCTGCTGATGAGCCCGCGCGGACGGCCGCTGACCCAGGCCCTGGTGCGCGACCTCGCCGCCGGCCCGGGCGCGACCGTGATCTGCGGCCGCTTCGAGGGCGTCGACCAGCGGGTGATCGACCGGCGCGGCCTCATTGAGGTTTCCATCGGCGATTATGTGCTGTCGGGCGGCGAACTCGCCGCCATGGTGCTGATCGATGCCGTGGTCAGGCTCATTCCGGGCGTAATGGGCAAGGAGAGTTCCGGCACCGAGGAGAGCTTCTCGGACGGGCTGCTCGAATATCCGCACTATACCCGCCCCGCCGAGTGGGAGGGCGAGGCCATTCCCGACGTGCTCGTCAGCGGCGACCATGGCCGCGTCGCGCGCTGGCGCCGCGAGCAGTCGCTCGCGCTCACGCGGGAGCGGCGTCCCGATCTTGCTGCCGCGCTGCCGGCCGAACGGCCGAAGGCCCGGGGAGACCGCTGA
- the rimM gene encoding ribosome maturation factor RimM (Essential for efficient processing of 16S rRNA), which yields MTEDDRILIARIGAAHGVRGEVRLIAFGDDPDALMDYGTLATRDGRVFELRGLKMVGDRLIARFKGIADRNAAETLTNLDLYVSRADLPETEDEDTFYHADLIGLDAVTEAGERIGTVIAVPNYGAGDLVEIAPPRGASILLPFTKDAVPVIDLAGRRMVVAPPEGLLGGKPGEDGPRLEEGGESDRTGTGGDGTETER from the coding sequence ATGACTGAAGACGACCGCATTCTGATCGCCCGTATCGGCGCCGCCCACGGCGTGCGCGGCGAGGTGCGGCTGATCGCGTTCGGAGACGATCCGGATGCGCTGATGGACTATGGCACCCTTGCAACCAGGGACGGGCGCGTGTTCGAACTGCGCGGCCTGAAGATGGTCGGCGACCGGCTGATCGCCCGCTTCAAGGGCATCGCCGACCGCAACGCCGCCGAAACCCTGACCAACCTCGATCTCTACGTTTCCCGCGCCGACCTTCCGGAAACGGAGGACGAGGACACCTTCTATCATGCGGATCTGATCGGCCTCGACGCCGTCACCGAAGCCGGAGAGCGGATCGGGACCGTGATCGCCGTGCCCAACTACGGCGCCGGGGATCTCGTGGAGATCGCACCGCCGCGCGGCGCCTCGATCCTGCTGCCGTTCACCAAGGACGCGGTTCCGGTGATCGATCTGGCCGGCCGCCGCATGGTCGTGGCGCCGCCGGAGGGCCTGCTCGGCGGCAAGCCCGGCGAGGACGGGCCGCGGCTGGAGGAAGGCGGGGAGTCGGACCGCACCGGCACGGGCGGCGACGGGACGGAGACGGAGCGGTGA
- the rpsP gene encoding 30S ribosomal protein S16, which yields MSLKIRLARGGAKKRPFYRIVVADARAPRDGRFIEKIGTFNPLLGKDNPERVVLVAERVQHWLSHGAQPTDRVLRFLDAAGLAQRPARNNPKKAEPGEKAKERAEAKRAAAEAAAAE from the coding sequence ATGTCCCTCAAGATCCGCCTCGCCCGCGGCGGCGCCAAGAAGCGCCCGTTCTACCGCATCGTCGTCGCCGACGCCCGCGCCCCGCGCGACGGCCGCTTCATCGAGAAGATCGGCACCTTCAACCCGCTGCTCGGCAAGGATAATCCCGAGCGCGTCGTGCTCGTCGCCGAGCGCGTGCAGCACTGGCTGAGCCACGGCGCCCAGCCGACCGACCGCGTGCTGCGCTTCCTCGATGCCGCCGGCCTGGCCCAGCGCCCGGCCCGCAACAACCCGAAGAAGGCCGAGCCCGGCGAGAAGGCCAAGGAGCGCGCGGAAGCCAAGCGCGCTGCCGCCGAGGCCGCGGCCGCCGAGTGA
- a CDS encoding chorismate mutase: MSGTVPPELSSLRASIDNIDAALIHMLAERFRCTRAVGALKARENLPPADPAREAQQIARLRALARDADLDPDFAEKFLNFIVKEVIRHHERMREQADQNPA; the protein is encoded by the coding sequence ATGAGCGGGACCGTTCCCCCCGAACTTTCGAGCCTCAGGGCCAGCATCGACAATATCGACGCGGCGCTGATCCACATGCTCGCCGAGCGCTTCCGCTGCACCCGCGCGGTCGGGGCGCTGAAGGCGCGCGAGAACCTGCCGCCGGCCGACCCGGCCCGCGAGGCGCAGCAGATCGCCCGGCTGCGCGCGCTTGCCCGGGACGCCGACCTCGACCCCGATTTCGCGGAGAAGTTCCTGAACTTTATCGTGAAGGAAGTGATCCGCCACCACGAACGCATGCGCGAGCAGGCGGACCAGAACCCGGCGTAG
- the ffh gene encoding signal recognition particle protein — MFESLSDRLSGIFDALTRRGALSESDVDAALREVRRALLEADVALDVVRSFTDKVRNRAIGAEVVKSVTPGQMVVKIVHDQLVEMLGSDAQPIDLNAAPPFAIMMVGLQGSGKTTTTAKIARRLTLREKRKVLMASLDTRRPAAQEQLRVLGEQNDIDTLPIVAGQSPTQIAERAMTAARLGGFDVVLLDTAGRLHIDEPLMHEMAEIRRISSPHEVLLVADSLTGQDAVTVARAFDERVGITGIVLTRADGDGRGGAALSMRAVTGKPIKLIGTGEKADALEDFDPNRIAGRILGMGDIVSLVEKAAQTVDAEKAAKIAQKMSKGEFDLDDLAEQLRQMMKLGGMSGILGMMPGVAKVKNQIAASGFDDRMIKRQIAIVGSMTTEERRKPDILKASRKKRIAAGSGTRVEDVNKLLKMHRQMADMMKLMGKKKGGLFGGLMGGGPKIDPAALEEMAKSGGLGGGGLGGGGGLPGGLPGGLGKLPGLGGLPGGMPGGLPGLGGKLPGLGGLPGLGKGPKKK; from the coding sequence ATGTTCGAGAGCCTGTCAGACCGGCTGAGCGGCATTTTCGATGCCCTGACCCGTCGCGGCGCCCTCAGTGAGAGCGACGTCGACGCGGCGCTGCGCGAGGTCCGCCGCGCGCTGCTGGAGGCGGACGTCGCGCTGGACGTGGTGCGCTCGTTCACCGACAAGGTGCGCAACCGCGCCATCGGCGCCGAGGTGGTGAAGTCCGTCACCCCCGGCCAGATGGTGGTGAAGATCGTCCACGACCAGCTCGTGGAGATGCTGGGCTCCGACGCCCAGCCGATCGACCTCAATGCCGCCCCGCCGTTCGCCATCATGATGGTCGGCCTGCAGGGTTCGGGCAAGACGACCACCACCGCCAAGATCGCCCGCCGCCTCACCCTGCGCGAAAAGCGCAAGGTGCTGATGGCCTCGCTCGATACGCGCCGCCCGGCGGCGCAGGAGCAGCTGCGGGTTCTCGGCGAACAGAACGACATCGACACCCTGCCGATCGTGGCCGGCCAGTCGCCGACCCAGATCGCCGAGCGCGCCATGACGGCGGCCCGCCTCGGCGGCTTCGACGTGGTGCTGCTCGACACCGCCGGCCGGCTTCACATCGATGAGCCGCTGATGCACGAGATGGCGGAAATCCGCCGGATCTCGTCGCCCCATGAAGTGCTGCTGGTCGCCGACAGCCTGACCGGCCAGGACGCGGTGACCGTCGCCCGCGCGTTCGACGAGCGCGTCGGCATCACCGGCATCGTGCTGACCCGCGCCGATGGCGACGGCCGCGGCGGTGCCGCGCTTTCCATGCGCGCCGTCACCGGCAAGCCGATCAAGCTGATCGGCACCGGCGAAAAGGCCGATGCGCTGGAGGATTTCGATCCGAACCGCATCGCCGGGCGCATCCTCGGCATGGGCGACATCGTCAGCCTCGTCGAGAAGGCGGCCCAGACCGTCGACGCCGAGAAGGCGGCGAAGATCGCCCAGAAGATGTCAAAGGGCGAGTTCGACCTCGACGATCTCGCCGAGCAGCTGCGCCAGATGATGAAGCTCGGCGGCATGTCGGGCATCCTCGGCATGATGCCCGGCGTGGCCAAGGTGAAGAACCAGATCGCGGCCTCCGGCTTCGACGACCGCATGATCAAGCGCCAGATCGCCATCGTCGGCTCGATGACGACCGAGGAGCGCCGCAAGCCCGACATCCTGAAGGCGAGCCGCAAGAAGCGCATCGCCGCCGGTTCGGGCACGCGGGTCGAGGACGTCAACAAGCTTCTGAAGATGCACCGCCAGATGGCGGACATGATGAAGCTGATGGGCAAGAAGAAGGGCGGGCTGTTCGGCGGCCTGATGGGCGGCGGCCCGAAGATCGACCCGGCGGCGCTGGAAGAGATGGCCAAGAGCGGCGGGCTCGGCGGCGGTGGGCTTGGTGGCGGCGGCGGCTTGCCGGGCGGCCTGCCCGGCGGCCTCGGCAAGCTGCCAGGCCTCGGCGGCCTTCCGGGCGGAATGCCCGGTGGCCTTCCCGGCCTCGGCGGCAAGCTGCCGGGCCTCGGCGGCCTGCCCGGACTCGGCAAGGGACCGAAGAAGAAATGA
- a CDS encoding MFS transporter: MSVQDAVSQSRSAGGAGRLAVGSWILFDCATQPFFSLILTFVFPAYFAQRIVGDAVAGQALWGYATGAAGVALALGAPVLGAVADATGARKPWILVFSLPLVAGAAMLWFAAPGAPFAVGIALVGYFLGILGAEFTTVFNNAMMPGLVAPDRLGRLSGTGWAAGYFTGVIVVLAVFCLIVAAPSNGLTLLGIPPLFGLDPAAFEGDRLTGPLSAVWYVVFVIPLFLFVPERASRRTPPLGRAIAEGLGRIRATIATLPSTPSAARFLIAQMLYSDGLVALFALGTIYGAGQFAWGDTQLGIFGISLSLFGAIGAFAGGPLDDRLGSKAVAAGCLVVLIVVSIGLVSIGRDHIGFVFPVAPPQPGAPLFSSTPERLFMACALVVGLSVGPLQSSSRTLLARISPPEHLTAYFGLYALTGKLTSFVAPIMIAVLTDLFVSQQAGFAVIPVFFVAGLALLWGVREPRRGRTGKG; this comes from the coding sequence ATGTCGGTTCAGGATGCCGTTTCCCAATCCCGTTCCGCCGGCGGGGCCGGCCGCCTCGCGGTCGGCTCGTGGATCCTGTTCGACTGCGCCACCCAGCCGTTCTTCTCGCTGATCCTGACCTTCGTGTTTCCGGCCTATTTCGCGCAGCGCATCGTCGGCGACGCGGTGGCGGGGCAGGCGCTGTGGGGCTACGCGACGGGAGCGGCCGGCGTGGCGCTGGCGCTCGGCGCGCCGGTGCTGGGGGCGGTCGCCGATGCGACGGGAGCCCGCAAACCCTGGATCCTCGTCTTCTCGCTACCGCTCGTCGCAGGCGCCGCGATGCTGTGGTTCGCGGCGCCCGGGGCGCCGTTCGCGGTCGGAATCGCGCTCGTCGGCTATTTCCTCGGCATCCTCGGCGCCGAGTTCACCACCGTGTTCAACAACGCGATGATGCCCGGCCTCGTCGCGCCGGACCGGCTCGGCCGGCTTTCCGGAACGGGATGGGCGGCGGGCTATTTCACCGGCGTGATCGTCGTGCTCGCGGTGTTCTGCCTGATCGTCGCCGCACCGTCGAACGGGCTGACGCTGCTCGGGATACCGCCGCTGTTCGGGCTCGACCCGGCCGCCTTCGAGGGCGACCGCCTGACCGGACCGCTTTCGGCGGTCTGGTATGTCGTGTTCGTCATCCCGCTGTTCCTGTTCGTGCCGGAGCGGGCGAGCCGACGCACCCCGCCCCTCGGCCGGGCAATCGCCGAGGGCCTCGGCCGCATCCGGGCGACCATCGCCACCCTGCCCTCCACGCCCTCGGCCGCGCGGTTCCTGATCGCGCAGATGCTCTATTCCGACGGGCTCGTGGCGCTGTTCGCGCTCGGGACCATCTACGGCGCCGGACAGTTCGCGTGGGGCGACACCCAGCTCGGCATCTTCGGCATCTCGCTCAGCCTGTTCGGCGCCATCGGCGCGTTCGCCGGCGGCCCGCTCGACGACCGGCTCGGCTCGAAGGCGGTGGCCGCCGGCTGCCTCGTCGTGCTGATCGTGGTCTCCATCGGCCTCGTCTCCATCGGCCGCGACCACATCGGCTTCGTCTTCCCCGTCGCGCCGCCGCAGCCGGGGGCGCCGCTGTTCTCCTCGACGCCCGAACGGCTGTTCATGGCCTGCGCCCTCGTGGTGGGCCTCTCGGTCGGGCCGCTGCAATCCTCGTCCCGCACCCTGCTCGCCCGGATCTCTCCGCCGGAACACCTCACGGCCTATTTCGGGCTCTATGCCCTGACCGGCAAGCTGACGAGCTTCGTGGCACCGATCATGATCGCGGTTCTCACCGACCTGTTCGTCAGCCAGCAGGCCGGCTTCGCGGTGATCCCGGTCTTCTTCGTTGCCGGCCTGGCGCTGCTGTGGGGTGTTCGCGAACCCCGTCGAGGCCGCACAGGCAAGGGCTGA